The Bacteroidetes Order II. bacterium genome contains the following window.
ACCCATTTTTAATGTCCTTTACAACAATGGCTCTTGCACGTACGGCGGTATTGGAAGGGGCATCGTCACATTTAAAGGGGTCTTCCTCCATTTGGTGAAAGAGGTTGTAATAATCTTCCACGGATTTAGACCATGTTGGGCGCGTTGTTTGTGCAAAAGTCATGAGTGGCACGAATAGAAGTGCCAGTAAGAAAATTTTCCTCATAATTATCCTGCTGAATAGGTCATGATGTCGTCCCGGCGGGCAGCGAGCATCTGGTTACGGAAAAGGTGCATGTTAATGGTTTGGTTTTGCCCAGCCATTGGGTTACAAATGGCCCCGAAAAGAACAAATTCGGCATCTCGCCACGAAATCCATTTACGTTGAGCTTCCCGTAACAACGATTTTTGGCTACTGGCGGAGAGGATGTTCTGATAGGCTTCGTTTAATTCGATGTCTTTTTGGGCATAATCCTCATTCATGCAAGCTAAGGTTAGGCATTCGTATTGGGCGCGTGCTTCCTGTGTCCCTTGTTCACGGGTTCCTTGTGCCAAATACCGCGTATAGCGTTCCAATTGTACACGCCGTTCATTAACAAGGCGTAAACTCATCATATCTACCCAACTTGCATTTGCCTTTATAGATTTTATTTCGGCATCTCGGAAAGCCAGCCAAGCCCGCTGAGCCGTGAGGAGGACGGTTTGATTTCCGGCACCAATTTTGGCTTTAAAGGCTTGATATGCCTTGTTCAATTCGCCATCCAACAAAGTTTGGGCTTGCTGAACGCACTTGGTAAACGTAAGGGGTTTGTATGGGTTTTCATCGCCGGAAATCTCTGCCTCGGCAATTTCACCACATTGGTTCATTTTCTTTTCGCCGGGTGTCGGTGGAGTCTGGGCCAGTACCGAAAAAGGCAACAGGGTGAGCAATAAAAGAAAATATTTCATCACAATCGTCATTATTAGATTGGGTTAAGTAAACGGTGAGATGCTTATAAGGGTCTGCTTTTGGAGACCGATCCAGCCAGCATCACTTTGTTAATAATGAAGTGGGCAATTTTTTGTATTGATACATGCTTCCGGATTAGCGAGGTGCTGTCGTGCGTGGCCGACGTTTTAGTCGGAGGCTATCAGCCGGAAACCGTTCTTTTAAGGTACTACGCAAACTTTCTGCCCAGTCTATCAAAGCTTTCTTTTGGACATTATCCAAAACGGCATCTTTGTGAATCCACGTATAGGAATCAAGTGGCATTTCGCCTTTCTCTAACACTTCGCTTATTTCCTCTAATTTGTGGAACTGCTTTGCCGGACGATATGAGGCGAATACCGAAAAATTTAATCCCCGCTTACCTTCATTCACATGGTCGGCCAGCCACCAGCCCAATGGTTGAAGGTTGCTATACCAAGGATAGGTGGTTTTGTTGCTGTGGCAATCGTTACATGCCGCTCTTAAAATGGTTTGGACGTTGGCAGAGACGGGAAATTGCGTAGAAATGGATTTACGCTCGTCTCCGGTATCATTTTTTGTCGGACGGATAAACTGGATCACCACCAAAATTGCCAATAGAACCGTTACTGTTTTTTTGACCATGTATGACTTAGGTTTGATGATTGAATAATGATGTCAAACGTGATAAATAATACGGATGGCCGCTTGTTTGTTAAAAAAAGCCTCCGGCCCTAAACCGGAGGTCTGCAAAACTCTATATCTTCCTTTATTTTTTTACACCAGCGCGGCTCAGTTCCTCGCGGACAATCCGGCGGAGAACGTCTAAATTCCCCCATTGATCTACAAGACGGCCATTGATGTACACAGAAGGCGTACTGTTGACCCCAGCAATTTTACCCCGTTCAATATCTTCCTGTACCAAACGAATCGTAGCGGGATCTGTCATACAGGCATTAAAACGCCCCGTATCTAATCCAAGGTTTTGTACTTCACGGGCGAGGGCGGTTTCTCCCAATACTTCTTGATTGTCGAACAATGCTTTGTGCATTTCCCAGCCTTTTCCAACATTGGCAGCACAGAAGAAGGCTTTTGCTGCAGGGCCTGCAAACGAGTGAATCTGGCTTTGTAGGTTGGGGTTGATGCTGTTGTCTAACGGGTAGTTTTGAAAGCGGAAATTGACA
Protein-coding sequences here:
- a CDS encoding DUF1311 domain-containing protein, producing the protein MKYFLLLLTLLPFSVLAQTPPTPGEKKMNQCGEIAEAEISGDENPYKPLTFTKCVQQAQTLLDGELNKAYQAFKAKIGAGNQTVLLTAQRAWLAFRDAEIKSIKANASWVDMMSLRLVNERRVQLERYTRYLAQGTREQGTQEARAQYECLTLACMNEDYAQKDIELNEAYQNILSASSQKSLLREAQRKWISWRDAEFVLFGAICNPMAGQNQTINMHLFRNQMLAARRDDIMTYSAG
- a CDS encoding heme-binding domain-containing protein, producing MVKKTVTVLLAILVVIQFIRPTKNDTGDERKSISTQFPVSANVQTILRAACNDCHSNKTTYPWYSNLQPLGWWLADHVNEGKRGLNFSVFASYRPAKQFHKLEEISEVLEKGEMPLDSYTWIHKDAVLDNVQKKALIDWAESLRSTLKERFPADSLRLKRRPRTTAPR